GAGGACCTCACGGCCGCCGGGCAGCAGCAGATTGCGCTCGGGCTGGCCGACGCGGGTGGCGAGTCCGCCGTACGGATCGGTCAGCGTCCACCAGCGGCGGCCCTTGAGGTCCTCCAGCGGCAGCGCACGGTCCAGCGGCAGGCCGAGCGCATCGGCCTTGGACACGGTGGTGATGCGTACGGCGGCGTTGTTGAAGCAGATCACCCGGCCGGTCTCGTCGGCGACGACGAGTCCGTCGGGGAGGTCGTCGGGGTCGATCCCGAGGGCGTCGGGGCCGTCGGACTGGCACAGCAATGCCCCGTGTGTCTCCGCGGGCCTGCTTGTCCCGACAGCCATCCCCGTACCCCACCTCTCCGCCGGCGCAGTGGGCCCCCGAGTGCGTCACCCTACTAGCTAGAAGTGACGGAGCGGACCCCCTGAGCGAGTACTGCTGGTCAGCGCGTACTGCCTGCGCGCTGGGCGCGCGCCGAGGCATAGAAACATACGGCCGCGGCGGTCGCGAGGTTCAGACTCTCGGCCTTTCCGTGGATCGGGACACGCACCACGGCGTCGGCGAGCGCGCGGGTCTCCTCCGGCAGCCCCCAGGCCTCGTTGCCGAAGATCCAGGCGGTGGGGCCGCCCATGGTGCCCGCGTCGAGCTCGTCGTCCAGGTCGTCCTCGCCCGCGCCGTCGGCGGCCAGGACCCGGACGCCGGCGTCGCGCAGCCCCTGGACGGCCTGTTCCACGGGAACGCCGACCGCGACGGGCAGATGGAAGTGCGAACCGACCGATGCCCGTACGGACTTGGGGTTGTAGAGGTCGACGGAGGCATCGGTGAGGACGACGGCGTCCGCGCCCGCGGCGTCGGCGCAGCGCAGTACGGTGCCGGCGTTTCCGGGGTCACGGACGTGCGCGAGCACGGCGACGAGCTTAGGCCGCGCCGCGAGGATCTCCTCGAAGGGCGAGTCGAGGAAGCGGCAGACGCCGACCAGGCCCTGCGGCGTGACGGTCTGGGAGACCTCGGCGAGCACCGCGTCGGAGGCGTGGTGCACCCGGGCGCCGGCCGCGAAGGCGGCGTGGACGATGTCCGCGTACCGCTCGGCGGCCTCGACGGTGGTGAAGAGCTCGACCAGGGTGGGCTCGCCGCCGGGGCCGCGGTGGGCGACCGCCTCGCGCACGGCCTGCGGGCCCTCGGCGATGAACAGGCGCTCCTTGCCGCGGAAGGCCCGCTTGGCCAGCCGCCGGGCGGCGGTGACGCGCGGGGATCGCGGGGAGATCAGCTCGGGTGTGGGCATGTGCCTGTGGCTCGCTCTTCCTACGTACGAGGGGGGTCCGGGAACACACCGGACCCGCAGGCGCAGGGCCTGCGGGTCCGGCGAGAAGGACTACAGCCTGATCAGGCGGCGGCCTTCGGGGCGTTGACATCGCTCGGAAGCGCCTTCTGGGCAACCTCGACGAGCGCGGCGAACGCGTTGGCGTCGTTGACCGCGAGCTCGGCCAGGATCTTGCGGTCCACCTCGATGTTGGCGGCCTTCAGACCCTGGATGAGGCGGTTGTACGTCATGCCGTTCTGGCGGGCAGCGGCGTTGATGCGCTGGATCCACAGCTGACGGAAGTCGCCCTTGCGCTTCTTGCGGTCGTTGTAGTTGTAGACCAGGGAGTGGGTGACCTGCTCCTTGGCCTTGCGGTACAGGCGTGAACGCTGACCGCGGTAACCCTTGGCGGCCTCGAGAATTGCCCGGCGCTTCTTGTGGGCGTTGACTGCCCGCTTGACGCGTGCCACTTGTTAACTCCTTGTAGCGGGGCCGTGGTTGGACTCACACGACCCGGAAACGAATTGGTCCCGGTCTCGGCATCGTGCCCCCGTCACCGGGGGCACCGACGTCACTTGCCGAGAAGCTTCTTGATGGTCTTGCTGTCCGGCTTCGACATCTCGGCGTTGCCGCTCAGGCGACGCGTCAGCGTGGACGGCTTGTGCTCGAGCAGGTGGCGCTTGCCGGCGCGCTCGCGGAGCACCTTGCCGGAGCCGGTGATCTTGAAGCGCTTCTTGGCACCGCTGTGCGTCTTGTTCTTCGGCATCGCGCCGTATCTCCTCGTCAGTGGCGCTCCCCCGGTGCGGACACCGGGACAGCGGAGCGTCAGATCTTGGTTTGTGGTTCCGGGCGGGACCAGGGGCGGCCTGGGTGGCAGCCCCTCGGATCACGCCTCGGAGGGCGTCTCGGCGGGTGCTTCGGCCGGAGCCTCGGCAACCTCGTCCGCCGGCTCCTCGTGCGTGGTGCCCTGACGCTCCGCCTTGCGGGCGGCCTGAGCCTCACGCGCCTCGGCCATGGCCTCGGTCTTCTTCTTGTGCGGGCCAAGAACCATGATCATGTTCCGGCCGTCCTGCTTCGGGTTCGACTCGATGAAGCCGAGGTCCTCGACGTCGGAGGCGAGCCGCTGGAGCAGACGGAAGCCAAGCTCGGGGCGGGACTGCTCACGACCACGGAACATGATCGTGATCTTGACCTTGTCACCCTGCTTGAGGAACCGGACGACGTGACCCTTCTTGGTGTCGTAGTCGTGCGGGTCGATCTTCGGCCGGAGCTTCATTTCCTTGATGACCGTGTGCGCCTGGTTCTTGCGCGCCTCACGGGCCTTCATGGCCGACTCGTACTTGAACTTCCCGTAGTCCATGAGCTTGCACACGGGCGGGCGGGCAGTCGCCGCGACCTCGACCAGATCGAGGTCGTACTCCTGCGCAAGCTCGAGGGCCTTGGCAAGCGGAACAATCCCGACCTGCTCGCCGCTGGGACCGACAAGTCGCACTTCGGGAACGCGAATCCGGTCGTTGATGCGGGGCTCGGCGCTGATGGATCCTCCTAAGTAGCACCACACGGATGTCTGGCAGGCAGCCGCGTAACGTCTGTTTCCTATGACCAACCGCGCCAGAACGTGAAAAATGCCCCGGACGGGACACAGGCGGAAGCTCCTCGAATACCGGAACACCGCCGCGTGCTACCGCGGGGCTTATCGGGCGGCTCCATCGTCCGTACGGAACGATGGGCGCCACCTGACCGGTGACCCGCCGTCCCGAAGGACAGCCAGGTGGGAGATCGGAGCCTCCACTTGTGGGCCGGGCACACAGGTGTCCGGCCGGTCGTCACACAAGGTTAGCAGCTCCCGGCGGAAGGAGCTAACCGGTGGCCGTGGCGGGGGCACGAGCGGCTGGGCATATCGTGTGCGTCATGAGTGACGCGACCACCCCCAGTGAATCCCCCGGCTTCGACGACATGACCCGCGACATCGCGGAGGTTCCCGCCGTCGAGGTGATCGTGACGGTCGCGGTGAACCTGATGAGCGCGGCCGCCGTGAAGCTCGGTCTGACCGAGGACGGCGCCGAGCACAAGGACCTGGACGAGGCCCGCAAGCTGGTGCACGCGCTGGCCGGTCTGATGGACGCGAGCGCGACCGAGATCAGCTCCTTCCATGCGGCGCCGCTGCGCGACGGGCTGAAGTCGCTGCAGCTGGCGTTCCGCGAGGCGTCGCTGGTGCCGGACGAGCCGGGCCAGGGGCCTGGCGAGAAGTACACCGGACCGGTCTACGGCTAGGGCGTGTTTTAGAAGTAGCGCCGTCCGCCCGGAGGGCGGGCCCTGCGGCGTCTGGTGCGTGCAATCGCAAGGCGGAGGATCGCCCTCGTACTGGACGTACTTGGGCGACTCCGACAACATCGCGAGTGCGCGTGCCAGGCGTCGCGGGGCAGGCGGGACTTCTAAAACACGCCCTAGTAGCCGCTACTCACGTACGAAGAGGGGCTCGCCCGGAGGGGTGGCCTCGGCCGGCAGCAGTGCCAGGTCGAGGCCTCGCACCAGGCGGGCCCTCAGTACGTCGTCGGCCGCCAGCGCCTCGGCGACGCGCCGGGCCGCCTCGGCCGGGGCCGCGTCCGCCGCGAGGACCAGGGCGAGGGTGCCGTCCGCACCGCCCGGACCGAGATGGGCGCGGAGCACCGCGGGCTCGGCGGCTGCCGCGGCCCTTACCGCCGCGATGACCGCGGGGTCCTGGAGCGGGTCGGCGTTCGTACGGCCCTCGGCGAGGGCGAGCAGCGCCGGGCCGGTCAGCTGGTACGGGACGGGGCCCGCCAGGTCGAGCACCACGGTGTCGGCCTTCTCGTGGGCGGCCGCCTGAAGCGCTTGATGGAGGGGTACGGCGACGGGGCGGGCTTCCGGGTTCCAGCGGGCGAGCGACGCGATCGAGGTGAACGCGGGCAGCGCGCGGCGGTCGCCCGCCGTCAGGGTCGGCACGGCCATGTCGCTGGTCTTCTCGCGGCGAAGGCCGTTCTCGTCCTCCTCCACCTCGCCGAGCACGGCGACGACCGGAACCAGCAGCCGGGCGCCGCGGAGGGCTTCGAGTACCGGCCGTACAGCGGTTCTGTCCTCGGACCAGGCGGCGAGGGCCGCCGTCAGCGCCGGGTCGGCCGTGCCGTCGTCGTCGGAGAAACCGGGGTCTGGGATGTTCTTGAGCGCCACGGGTCGACCCTAACCTCCCTGGTACGAGTGCCAGTGTCTCGGTCGCCCTCCTCGACCGGTCGTACGGGGATGAACGGACGTATGCCGCGGCGAGCATAGTCATGGTCTCGATCCTGGACGCGATGCATGAGCGGCTCGGGCTCACGCAGACGCGGGCCGAGTCCGCGTGGGGGCTGACCCGGACCACCGCGCGGGATCAACTCACCCTGATGCGGGCCGTGTTCGGCGGCCCTACCCGTATCTCCGGTCCCTGATGCGGCGGGTGGCCGACGGCTCGGAAGGCGGTCTGTTCCGGTCGGCGGGACGTGGTCAGTTCCGGCCGGGCCGGCCGCCGCGCCACAGTACGACCGCGCCCGCCAGCACCAGGGCGCCGATGCCGCCCGCGAGCGGGGCGAGCCAGCCGGCCGGTTCCGTGTCCTTCTTGGCGGCGGCGGGGCCGGGGCCGAAGTACTGCTTGCCGTAGCCCGCGGAGGCGGCCTTCAGATCCCCTGGGCGCAGCTTGGCGCCCGCCTTGATCGCCGCGACCGGGTCGACTATGCCGTAGCCCTTCGCGTCGTCGCGGCCGCCCTTGGGGCCGCTGCGGGCGGTGTCGGCGAAGAGCTTCTTGATCTGGGCCGGGGCCAGGCCGGGGTGGGCGGCGCGGACGAGGGCGACCGCGCCGGAGACGAACGCGGAGGCGGCGCTGGTGCCCCAGCCCTGGTAGTAGTTCCGGTCGGGGTCGGCGATGACGATGTCGACGCCGGGGGCGCTGACGGTGGCGTACCAGCGGCGGGTGGAGAAGGCGGCGTGCGTGCCGTTGCGGTCGACGGCTGTCACGGCGATCACGCCGGGGTAGGCCGCGGGGTAGGAGATGTGGTCGCCCTTCTCGCCTCCGTTGCCGGCCGACGCCACGACGACGGATCCCTTGGCGAGCGCGTACTGGACGGCGGCGTCCTCACCGGCCTCGGGGTGCGCTGACTCACTGTCGTCGCCGAGGGAGAGGTTGATGACGTCCGCGCCCTGGTCGGCGGCCCAGCGGATGCCCTGGGCGAGGGCGGTGCCGCGGGTGTTGCGGGCCTTTTCGCGGGCCTTGTCGGTGCCTTCGAGGATGACCCGGACCGGGAGGATCTTCGCCTCGGGCGCGATGCCGAGGACGCCGTCCTCGCGTCCTGAACCATGGCCGTGGGCGGCGATGATGCCGGCCATCGCGGTGCCGTGACGGGCCCAGGCGCGGGAGCCGCGCTGCGCGCCGAAGCCGATGAAGTCCTTGCCGGGCAGGACCGAGCCCGCGAGGTCGGGGTGGCTGTCGTCGACGCCCGTGTCGAGGACGGCGACCGTGATGCCCTTGCCCTCGGTGGTGTTCCAGGCCTGGGCGGTGTCCAGGGCGTCGAGGCCCCACTGCTGGGCCCGGATCGCGTCCGCGTGCGCGGGAGTGGCCGGGAGCAGTGCGAAGGCGGCGGCCGCGAGGGTGGCGGCGAGGCGGTGGCGGCGTCTCATTCGGGCTTCTCCGTGGCCGTGCTGACGGTCTTGCGCAGACCGCGCTCGATACGTTCCGCGATGCCCGTGGCCTCATGGCCGAGCCCGGCCTGCGCGGGCGCGGACGTGGCGCCCTCGGCCTTGGCCTCGTCGGCCGGCTGCGGGTCGGTGACGGTACGCCCGTCGGCGAAACCGGACACGGCGTAGACGACGACGGGTTCCTCGGTCAGCACGCTCACGGTCCAGCTGGCCCGCTGCCCGTTGCCGAAACCGGCGGCGACGGTGCCCTTGGCCGGGAGGGTGCGGGGCATCAGATCGGGGCGCTCGTCGAGCCCCTGCGAGGTGAAACGCGAGCGCAGCGCGCGCATGGCGTCCGAGTCGGCCTCGGTGAAGATCATCCCGACGGTGGTGACGCTGGTGGCCGTGGCATCGGTGTAGGTGGCGCGCAGCACCCTGACGCAGCCGACCGACTGCAGGGTCTTCACCAGCAGCGGATCAAGGGCCGGCGCGCAGCCGCCGTCGGGCGCGACGGCGATCCGGGTCCAGACCCGGTCCGCGGCACCGGGTCCCGCGCCGTCGCCCTTGAGCGTGCGGGGGAAGAGCGTGTCCACGGGGACGCTGTGCCAGAGCGTGCGCGCCTCGGTGTACCCGGTACGGGCGGTGGGCTCCGCCCTCGAATCGCCGGTCAGCCAGCTGCCGGTGGCCGCGCCGCCGATCAGCCCGAGCCCGAGGACGACACCGGCGAGGGCACCGATGGTCCTCGCGGGGCGCCGGGTGGGCACCGGACGGAGCCGGGTGGTCATCTCGGCCGGGGTCTCCGGCGGCGCCCAGGAGCGGGGGCCGGGCACGGAGTACGGGGCGGGCCCGGCGCCGGGGCGCGGGGTGAGATCGACGCTCCGACCGGCCTGCGCCGGGTGGGCGGAGCGCGGGCCGTGGCGGGTTTCGGGCGGCAGCTGCGCGGGGCGGGCGAGCCGGGCGCGGCGATGGGCCGCAGCCGGGTAGTGGTCTCGACGTCGGGGACGGGCGGGGCCGCGCCGGAGCGCGGCGGCACCGCGCGTTGGGCGGGCGCGGCTATGGGCGCCCCGGGAGGCGGTCCGTCGGGGCGCGGCGGCACGCGGCGCTCGGCGGGCGCGGTTGTGCCGGCCGGGGGCGCGTCGGAACGCGGCGGGAGCCCGGGTGACGGCGGCTCGGCGTGGGACACGGCAGGCGTCGACGGAATACGGAACGGCCGCCGTGTCGCTTCGGGGCTCGTGGGACGGTCCACGTGCGCGAACGACCGACCCGGCTCACCGGGCGCGGAGGACGTCGGCACAGGGTCATCGGGACGGGACGCACCGGACGCACTCGCCGACTGCGGAGCAGCGGAGCGCGGGGCAGCAGAGCGCGCGGGGGCCGCCGATTGTGGGTCCGGGGGGATGAGTGCGGCGATGCCCGAGACACGCAGCGGCCTCGCCGGGGTCTCCGGCGGGACCAGCGCCTCGTTGATACGGGACGTACCGGGCGTCGTCTCGTCGTCTACGGGCTGGGGCGAGGCCGGGCCGGGAGGGCGCTGTGCCTCCGTGCTCATCCCGCCCCCCAGTTCCTCGTCCACGTATACCGACGGATCGCCTTTCGGGGCAGGCCCGTTCGTCACCGCGTGTGCGTCACTCTACGGGCTGAATCGCACCCGGCGGCAACGAGACCGGAGGTCAGGGGGGATCTGCCCAAAACGTCCCCCTACCCCGCGGTAAACCAGTCTGGCAAGCTCGGGCCATGACTCCCCGTGCCGCTGACCGGGCCCGCTACGACAGGGCCACCGCCCATCTCGATGCCCCGCTCGCCGTCGTCGATCTCGACGCGTTCGACGCCAACGCCGAGGATCTGGTGCGCCGGGCGGGCGGAAAGCCGATCCGGGTGGCGAGCAAGTCCGTACGCTGCCGGGCGCTCCTGGAGCGCGTGCTGGCGCGGGACGGCTTCGCCGGGATCATGTCGTTCACCCTGGACGAGTCAGTGTGGCTGGCACGGGCCGGGTTCGAGGACGTCCTGCTCGCCTACCCCTCCGCCGACCGCGCCGGTTTCGCGGAGCTCGCGGGCGATCCCAAGCTCGCCGCCGCCGTGACCGTGATGGTCGACGACCCGGCCCAGCTGGAGCTGATCGACAGCGCGCGCCACGGCGGCAAGGAGGAGATCCGGCTCTGTCTGGAACTCGACACCGCGCTGCAACTGCTGGGCGGCAGGGTACGGATCGGCGCGCGCCGTTCGCCGCTGCGCGAGCCCGCCCAGCTGGCCGAGCTGGCCCGCTCGATCGCGCGCCGTCCCGGTTTCCGGCTGGTGGGCCTGATGGCGTACGAGGGCCATGTGGCGGGAGTCGGCGATTCCCTCGTCGGCCGTCCCGTGCGCTCCCGCGCCATCCGGCTGATGCAGGGCGCGGCCCGCAGGGAACTGGCCGCCCGGCGGGCGGCGGTGGTTCGGGCGGTGCGCGCGGTGGCGCCGGACCTGGAGTTCGTCAACGGCGGGGGCACCGGCAGCGTCCAGCACACGGCGGCCGAGGACGCGGTGACCGAGATCGCCGCCGGTTCCGGGCTGTATGTGCCGCGGCTGTTCGACAACTACACGTCGTTCACGGGGCGCCCGGCCGCGCTCTTCGCGCAGCCGGTGGTGCGCCGGCCGGGTGTGGGTGCGGTGACGGTGCTCGGCGGCGGCTACCCGGCCTCGGGTGCCGCGGGCGCGGACCGGCTGCCGGTCCCGTATCTCCCGGAAGGGCTCCGCTACGACCCGCAGGAGGGTCCGGGCGAGGTGCAGACCCCGCTGCTCGGCTCCCCCGCCGACGATCTGCTGATCGGCGACAAGGTGTGGTTCCGGCACGCCAAGGCCGGGGAGATGTGCGAGCGCTTCGACACCCTGCAGTTCATCGAGGGCGACCGGGTGACGGGGACGGCGCCGACGTACCGCGGTGAGGGCCGTACGTTCCTCTAAGCGGTGTCGGGGAAGTCCCGGCTCGGCAGCTCCGGCTCAGCGGCTGCGCCTCAGCCGTGGCCCGGGCCGATGCTGCTCCCGACGCCGCCGCCCGTGGAGTCGCCGGTCGGGCGGATGCTCTCGGCGATCTTGTCCATGTCGGCGAGCTTCGGACCCTCCGGACCCGCGTCGAAGGCGAAGCGGACGACGACCAGGGCTTCGCTGCCCACCGTGGAGGGGAAGGCCAGCGACTGGACGTATCCGCCGGGCCCGGCTCCGGTGATGACGCGCCAGCGGACCAGATAGCCGGCGCGCCCGGCGACCGCGATGGGCTGCGACTTGAGCACCGTGTGGGACGTGATGCCGCCGTGGACGCGGGTGCCGACGGCGTCCTCGTCGTACGCGGCGTCCGCGGCCGTCACGACGTCCCGTCTGGCCAGCGCCTCCGCGGAGGACGCCCCGGCCTGCGCTGCCGTGATCGACGACACCCGGCCGTGCCTGCAGAGCGACGAGCCGCCTCCGGGGCAGTCGTAGGTCTCGTCGGTCACCATCGTCGTGCCCTCGTCGAGGGAGCTTTCGGACTTCTCCCAGCCGGCGGGTACGGGCATCGAGATGCCGTTGAGCTGGTCGATGAGGAGAGCGGAGTCGTCGGCCGACGGCGTGGTGGCGGGACTGTTCTTGGGGTCGGCCGTGGTCGGGGCCGGCGCGCTCGCGGTCGGCGTGGAGTCGGGCTGCGCGGACTCGTCGCCCTTGCCGAGCAGCACGGCACCGGTGACGACCGCGGCGACGAGCACGGCGCCCGCCGTGACGAGCGCGACGACCCGGCTCTTGCCGCCACCGCCACCGGTGTTGGCCGGCATGGTCGACTGCTGAAGGGGCGCGGTCTGCGGGCCGAAGCCCACCGCCGGGGCATGTGACTGGACCGGGCGGGTGTGCGCGGTCCAGGCGGTGCCGTCCCACCAGCGTTCGGTGGAGGGAACGCTGGGGTCCGGGTACCAGCCTGCCGGCGTCGTCATGCTCATCCGGCCACCCTAGAGGGCGGGTTCAGGACGGAGCAGCCGGGCATCCCGCGACGCCCGGCGCCCGGCGCCCGCCTGAACAACCGGACAGGACCTAAGCGGCCCCGGGGAAGTCCGGGCGGCGTCGCGGGCCGATGGCTGTCGCCTGGCTGCGTTGTCGTCAGTCGCCGACGCTCCGCGTGGACTCCTTCCTCCGCCTTGCCAGACTCGGCCCTCGACCCGCTCCTTCACCCACCCGGACTTCCCCGACACCGCTTAGAGAGGCGTGACGTAGGCGCCCGAGATCCCCCCATCGACCAGGAAGTCGGTCGCGTTGATGAACGAGGAGTCGTCGCTGGCGAGGAAGGCCACCGCGGCCGCGAGCTCGTCCGGCTCCGCGAACCGGCCGGCCGGGATGTGGACCAGGCGGCGCGCGGCCCGCTCCGGGTCCTTGGCGAACAGCTCCTGCAGAAGCGGGGTGTTGACCGGCCCCGGGCAGAGCGCGTTGACGCGGATGCCCTCGCGGGCGAACTGCACGCCGAGCTCGCGTGACATGGCGAGCACGCCACCCTTGGACGCCGTGTACGAGATCTGGGAGGTCGCCGCGCCCATGATCGCCACAAAGGAGGCGGTGTTGATGATCGAGCCGCGGCCCTGGCGCTGCATATAGGGGATGGCTGCCTTGCAGCAGAGGTAGACGGAGGTGAGGTTGACGTCCTGGACGCGCTTCCAGGCCTCCAGTCCCGTGGTGAGGATGGAGTCGTCGTCGGGCGGCGAGATGCCCGCGTTGTTGAAGGCGATGTCGACGCTGCCGTAGGTGTCGTACGCCGTCTTGAACAGCGCCTCGACCTGCTCGGGGTTGGTCACGTCGACATGTACGAAGGTGCCGCCGACCTCGTCGGCGGCGGCCTTGCCCGCGGTCTCGTCGATGTCGCCGCAGACGACGTTCGCGCCCTCGGAGGCCAGGCGGCGCGCGGTGGCCAGGCCGATTCCGCTGCCCGCGCCGGTGATGACTGCGGTACGGCCGGCCAGGCGGCGGCAAATGGTGTCGGTCATGGTGTGCTCAGGCCTCCGTGCTGATGAAGACGTTCTTGGTCTCGGTGAAAGCGGTGAGGGCGTCGGGGCCGAGTTCGCGGCCGAAGCCGGACTGCTTGTAGCCGCCGAACGGCGTCCAGTAGCGGACGCTGGAGTGGGAGTTGACGGACAGATTGCCCGCGGCGACAGCTCGCGAGACGCGGATCGCGCGGCCGACGTCACGGGTCCAGATCGACCCGGACAGGCCGTACTCGGTGGCGTTGGCGAGCCGGATCGCGTCGGCCTCGTCCTCGAAGGGGAGCACGACGGCGACCGGGCCGAACACCTCCTCGCAGGCGGCCGGGGAGTCCGGGTCGAGGCCGGTGAGGACGGTCGGCGGGAACCAGAAGCCTGGGCCGTCGGGAGCCGTGCCGCGGATCCCCTTCAGCTCGTCGGGGACGTAACCACGCACCCGCTCCAGCTGCGCCTGCGAGATCAGCGGGCCCATCTGGGTCTTCTCGTCGGCGGGGTCGCCGACGACGACGGACTCGATGCCGGGGGCGAGGAGTTCGAGGAAGCGGTCGTACACGGAGCGCTGCACCAGGACTCGGCTGCGTGCGCAGCAGTCCTGGCCCGAGTTGTCCAGGAAGGACATGGGGGTCGCGGCGACCGCGGACTCGAGGTCGGAGTCGGCGAAGACGATATTGGGGCTCTTGCCGCCGAGTTCGAGCGTCACGCGCTTCACGCGGTCCGCGCACTTGGCCATGATCTGCTTGCCGACCCGCGTCGATCCGGTGAACACGATCTTCGCGACGCCCGGGTGCTCGACGAGTGCGCTGCCCGCGACGTCGCCCGCGCCGGGGAGTACCTGGAAGAGATGCTCGGGAAGGCCCGCATCCAGGGCGAGTTCGGCAAGGCGCAGCGCGGTCAGCGGGGTCGTCTCGGCCGGCTTGAGGAGTACGGCGTTCCCGGCGGCGAGCGCCGGGGCCGTACCCCAGG
The Streptomyces lunaelactis genome window above contains:
- a CDS encoding TrmH family RNA methyltransferase, with product MPTPELISPRSPRVTAARRLAKRAFRGKERLFIAEGPQAVREAVAHRGPGGEPTLVELFTTVEAAERYADIVHAAFAAGARVHHASDAVLAEVSQTVTPQGLVGVCRFLDSPFEEILAARPKLVAVLAHVRDPGNAGTVLRCADAAGADAVVLTDASVDLYNPKSVRASVGSHFHLPVAVGVPVEQAVQGLRDAGVRVLAADGAGEDDLDDELDAGTMGGPTAWIFGNEAWGLPEETRALADAVVRVPIHGKAESLNLATAAAVCFYASARAQRAGSTR
- the rplT gene encoding 50S ribosomal protein L20; this encodes MARVKRAVNAHKKRRAILEAAKGYRGQRSRLYRKAKEQVTHSLVYNYNDRKKRKGDFRQLWIQRINAAARQNGMTYNRLIQGLKAANIEVDRKILAELAVNDANAFAALVEVAQKALPSDVNAPKAAA
- the rpmI gene encoding 50S ribosomal protein L35 is translated as MPKNKTHSGAKKRFKITGSGKVLRERAGKRHLLEHKPSTLTRRLSGNAEMSKPDSKTIKKLLGK
- the infC gene encoding translation initiation factor IF-3, whose amino-acid sequence is MWCYLGGSISAEPRINDRIRVPEVRLVGPSGEQVGIVPLAKALELAQEYDLDLVEVAATARPPVCKLMDYGKFKYESAMKAREARKNQAHTVIKEMKLRPKIDPHDYDTKKGHVVRFLKQGDKVKITIMFRGREQSRPELGFRLLQRLASDVEDLGFIESNPKQDGRNMIMVLGPHKKKTEAMAEAREAQAARKAERQGTTHEEPADEVAEAPAEAPAETPSEA
- a CDS encoding DUF1844 domain-containing protein, which translates into the protein MSDATTPSESPGFDDMTRDIAEVPAVEVIVTVAVNLMSAAAVKLGLTEDGAEHKDLDEARKLVHALAGLMDASATEISSFHAAPLRDGLKSLQLAFREASLVPDEPGQGPGEKYTGPVYG
- a CDS encoding SseB family protein, translating into MALKNIPDPGFSDDDGTADPALTAALAAWSEDRTAVRPVLEALRGARLLVPVVAVLGEVEEDENGLRREKTSDMAVPTLTAGDRRALPAFTSIASLARWNPEARPVAVPLHQALQAAAHEKADTVVLDLAGPVPYQLTGPALLALAEGRTNADPLQDPAVIAAVRAAAAAEPAVLRAHLGPGGADGTLALVLAADAAPAEAARRVAEALAADDVLRARLVRGLDLALLPAEATPPGEPLFVRE
- the mycP gene encoding type VII secretion-associated serine protease mycosin, whose product is MRRRHRLAATLAAAAFALLPATPAHADAIRAQQWGLDALDTAQAWNTTEGKGITVAVLDTGVDDSHPDLAGSVLPGKDFIGFGAQRGSRAWARHGTAMAGIIAAHGHGSGREDGVLGIAPEAKILPVRVILEGTDKAREKARNTRGTALAQGIRWAADQGADVINLSLGDDSESAHPEAGEDAAVQYALAKGSVVVASAGNGGEKGDHISYPAAYPGVIAVTAVDRNGTHAAFSTRRWYATVSAPGVDIVIADPDRNYYQGWGTSAASAFVSGAVALVRAAHPGLAPAQIKKLFADTARSGPKGGRDDAKGYGIVDPVAAIKAGAKLRPGDLKAASAGYGKQYFGPGPAAAKKDTEPAGWLAPLAGGIGALVLAGAVVLWRGGRPGRN
- a CDS encoding amino acid deaminase/aldolase, with translation MTPRAADRARYDRATAHLDAPLAVVDLDAFDANAEDLVRRAGGKPIRVASKSVRCRALLERVLARDGFAGIMSFTLDESVWLARAGFEDVLLAYPSADRAGFAELAGDPKLAAAVTVMVDDPAQLELIDSARHGGKEEIRLCLELDTALQLLGGRVRIGARRSPLREPAQLAELARSIARRPGFRLVGLMAYEGHVAGVGDSLVGRPVRSRAIRLMQGAARRELAARRAAVVRAVRAVAPDLEFVNGGGTGSVQHTAAEDAVTEIAAGSGLYVPRLFDNYTSFTGRPAALFAQPVVRRPGVGAVTVLGGGYPASGAAGADRLPVPYLPEGLRYDPQEGPGEVQTPLLGSPADDLLIGDKVWFRHAKAGEMCERFDTLQFIEGDRVTGTAPTYRGEGRTFL
- a CDS encoding DUF2510 domain-containing protein, translating into MSMTTPAGWYPDPSVPSTERWWDGTAWTAHTRPVQSHAPAVGFGPQTAPLQQSTMPANTGGGGGKSRVVALVTAGAVLVAAVVTGAVLLGKGDESAQPDSTPTASAPAPTTADPKNSPATTPSADDSALLIDQLNGISMPVPAGWEKSESSLDEGTTMVTDETYDCPGGGSSLCRHGRVSSITAAQAGASSAEALARRDVVTAADAAYDEDAVGTRVHGGITSHTVLKSQPIAVAGRAGYLVRWRVITGAGPGGYVQSLAFPSTVGSEALVVVRFAFDAGPEGPKLADMDKIAESIRPTGDSTGGGVGSSIGPGHG
- a CDS encoding 3-oxoacyl-ACP reductase; the encoded protein is MTDTICRRLAGRTAVITGAGSGIGLATARRLASEGANVVCGDIDETAGKAAADEVGGTFVHVDVTNPEQVEALFKTAYDTYGSVDIAFNNAGISPPDDDSILTTGLEAWKRVQDVNLTSVYLCCKAAIPYMQRQGRGSIINTASFVAIMGAATSQISYTASKGGVLAMSRELGVQFAREGIRVNALCPGPVNTPLLQELFAKDPERAARRLVHIPAGRFAEPDELAAAVAFLASDDSSFINATDFLVDGGISGAYVTPL
- a CDS encoding aldehyde dehydrogenase family protein, with protein sequence MGAPPLLRTSVRHVLSYAHHEVLNPATGEVIETVPATTAAEVDAAVARAAKAQQGWAAAAPADRARLLRRFAAVVDGHLEELARLEVREAGHTIGNARWEAGNVRDLLDFAAGGVERLSGRQIPVAGGLDITILEPLGVIGVIAPWNFPMPIAAWGTAPALAAGNAVLLKPAETTPLTALRLAELALDAGLPEHLFQVLPGAGDVAGSALVEHPGVAKIVFTGSTRVGKQIMAKCADRVKRVTLELGGKSPNIVFADSDLESAVAATPMSFLDNSGQDCCARSRVLVQRSVYDRFLELLAPGIESVVVGDPADEKTQMGPLISQAQLERVRGYVPDELKGIRGTAPDGPGFWFPPTVLTGLDPDSPAACEEVFGPVAVVLPFEDEADAIRLANATEYGLSGSIWTRDVGRAIRVSRAVAAGNLSVNSHSSVRYWTPFGGYKQSGFGRELGPDALTAFTETKNVFISTEA